One Cucurbita pepo subsp. pepo cultivar mu-cu-16 chromosome LG09, ASM280686v2, whole genome shotgun sequence DNA window includes the following coding sequences:
- the LOC111802600 gene encoding uncharacterized protein LOC111802600 → MPRTTKVDCPGCPPLRALTFDVLGLVKVIQAQGKEGEIPKVVERWGEPDYSKSVLAASLVDRKFDPLLAVARKNGLIEVLNPLNGNLHVAISDNTDTSPPKDDAIIGMHLFSKDESALASSLIIHF, encoded by the exons ATGCCTCGCACGACAAAGGTTGATTGCCCTGGCTGTCCTCCGCTTCGTGCCCTAACGTTCGATGTGCTTGGTCTCGTCAAAG TCATCCAAGCTCAGGGGAAGGAAGGTGAGATTCCAAAGGTGGTTGAGAGGTGGGGCGAACCTGATTACTCCAAATCAGTGCTTGCAGCTTCTCTTGTTGATCGTAAATTTGACCCT TTACTAGCTGTTGCTCGAAAAAATGGACTG ATTGAAGTTCTTAATCCATTGAATGGCAATCTTCATGTTGCAATTTCGGACAATACTGATACTTCTCCACCAAAAGATGATGCTATTATTGGaatgcatttattttcaaaagatgAATCGGCGTTGGCGTCTAG TTTGATCATTCATTTTTAG
- the LOC111802471 gene encoding 4-coumarate--CoA ligase-like 9 → MADRDRKLKAAVHSVDPRSGFCPQTKIFHSLRPPLSVPPISQPLTVVGHALSILRSSPPPVNTTALVDFDSGDSISYGIFLCQIRNLAFNLRTVFSLSKGQVAFILSPTSLRVPVLYFALLSLGVVVSPANPIGSESEIAHQVRLCKPDIAFVTSSTASKLSRVPVSTVLIDSMKFLSMMNESNLSNGVDDDAVDVKVDQNDSAAILYSSGTTGRVKGVLLSHRNLIAAISSVMTLEATADERETEPHPVSLYLLPMFHVFGFYMMIRSISEGHTLVLMRKFGFEEMLRAVEKYRVTYIPVSPPLVVAMVKSELVAKYDLSSLQILGCGGAPLGKEVVDKFHEKFPNVEIIQGYGLTESSAAAARTVGPEECSNTSSVGRLSENLEAKIVDPATGEALPPGHKGELWLRGPGIMKGYVGDEKATAETLHPEGWLKTGDLCYFDSDGYLYIVDRLKELIKYKAYQVPPAELEHLLQSNPEIADAAVIPYPDEEAGEIPMAYIVRKPESTLTEAQVIDFIAKQVAPYKKIRRVSFVNTIPKSPAGKILRRELIKHALSHGSSKL, encoded by the exons ATGGCGGATCGAGATCGGAAGCTCAAAGCGGCGGTACATTCCGTTGATCCTCGGAGTGGTTTCTGTCCTCAAACCAAGATTTTCCATAGCCTCCGTCCACCGCTCTCGGTTCCGCCGATATCTCAGCCTCTCACTGTTGTCGGACACGCACTTTCTATTCTTCGATCATCCCCTCCTCCGGTGAACACTACCGCTCTTGTTGATTTCGACTCAGGTGACAGTATCTCCTACGGTATTTTCCTCTGCCAAATCCGAAACCTCGCCTTTAATCTTAGAACTGTTTTCTCCCTCTCCAAGGGTCAAGTTGCTTTTATTCTTTCGCCGACGTCTCTGCGAGTTCCTGTGTTGTATTTTGCTCTGTTATCGCTCGGTGTTGTTGTCTCTCCGGCTAATCCAATCGGTTCTGAATCGGAGATTGCTCACCAGGTTCGACTCTGTAAACCGGACATTGCCTTCGTTACTTCCTCAACGGCGTCCAAGCTTTCGAGGGTTCCAGTTTCCACTGTCTTGATTGATTCAATGAAGTTTCTATCTATGATGAATGAAAGCAATCTATCGAATGGAGTGGATGATGATGCTGTTGATGTCAAAGTCGATCAAAACGACTCGGCGGCAATTTTGTACTCGTCAGGGACTACCGGGCGAGTGAAAGGAGTCTTACTGTCTCACAGGAACCTCATAGCGGCGATCTCTAGTGTTATGACATTAGAGGCGACGGCCGACGAAAGAGAGACGGAGCCGCATCCCGTTTCTCTGTACCTGTTACCTATGTTCCATGTTTTCGGATTCTATATGATGATTCGATCGATTTCAGAAGGCCATACGCTGGTTCTGATGCGAAAGTTCGGTTTCGAGGAAATGTTAAGAGCCGTGGAGAAGTATAGGGTTACATACATCCCGGTTTCTCCCCCGCTGGTGGTGGCGATGGTCAAGTCGGAGCTGGTGGCCAAGTACGATCTCAGCTCTCTTCAAATTTTGGGATGCGGCGGCGCTCCTCTTGGGAAAGAAGTCGTCGATAAATTCCATGAAAAGTTTCCCAACGTAGAAATTATACAG GGATATGGCTTGACAGAGAGTTCAGCAGCGGCGGCAAGGACTGTGGGGCCTGAAGAATGCAGTAATACAAGTTCAGTAGGTCGCTTATCTGAAAATCTGGAAGCCAAAATAGTGGATCCTGCAACTGGAGAGGCCTTACCTCCTGGTCACAAGGGTGAGCTTTGGCTGCGAGGCCCAGGAATCATGAAAG GTTATGTTGGAGATGAGAAGGCAACTGCTGAAACTTTGCATCCGGAGGGATGGCTAAAAACTGGTGACCTTTGCTATTTTGATTCTGATGGATATCTCTATATTGTCGATagattaaaagaattgatCAAGTACAAGGCTTATCAG GTCCCACCAGCTGAACTTGAACATTTACTTCAATCCAACCCCGAGATCGCCGACGCTGCTGTCATACC CTACCCTGATGAAGAAGCTGGAGAGATTCCTATGGCTTATATTGTTAGAAAGCCTGAAAGCACTCTCACTGAAGCTCAAGTCATAGATTTCATTGCAAAACAG GTTGCACCGTACAAGAAAATCCGGAGGGTGTCTTTTGTGAACACGATCCCGAAATCGCCTGCAGGGAAGATTCTTAGGAGGGAGCTTATCAAACATGCGCTCTCTCATGGTTCTAGCAAGTTATAA
- the LOC111802559 gene encoding uncharacterized protein LOC111802559, whose translation MDGNGRGGCCIARYVGPPYDMSKVDKIMLRFRPIAPKPAVSSGSGSAGSTPEKSEVSGSTGRGKRKCGGNKRFGNRRKKSVAKEGGVLCSAVTLPLLPEMPEGRNAPVWLSFEGVKTGEDRTAAAAVVAVPQAVRMLASLVTVERVAEIAWGEGVELGSTDEERRRNLEKDTCPGFISDDEGKVTWTNKAYREMVGGTAEVEEEAVRVRLEMEEEETAEEWWPAFTCRVKVQYRSRWGKDTRSLTAPCDAWRMDGGGFAWRLDVKAALSLSFGR comes from the coding sequence ATGGACGGTAACGGAAGAGGAGGCTGCTGCATCGCCCGCTATGTCGGCCCACCGTACGACATGTCGAAGGTCGACAAAATCATGCTTAGATTCCGACCCATTGCGCCGAAGCCGGCGGTTTCTTCCGGATCTGGGTCTGCCGGTTCCACGCCGGAGAAATCTGAGGTTTCTGGGAGTACTGGTAGAGGGAAGAGGAAGTGCGGTGGAAATAAGCGGTTTGGTAATCGGAGAAAGAAGAGTGTGGCGAAGGAAGGCGGCGTTTTGTGTTCGGCGGTGACGTTGCCGCTTTTGCCGGAGATGCCTGAAGGGAGAAACGCGCCGGTTTGGTTGAGTTTTGAAGGGGTTAAGACTGGAGAGGATcggacggcggcggcggcggtggtggcggTGCCACAGGCGGTGAGGATGCTAGCGTCTTTGGTGACGGTGGAGCGCGTGGCGGAGATAGCGTGGGGGGAAGGAGTGGAGTTAGGGAGTACGGATgaggagaggaggaggaatcTGGAGAAGGACACGTGTCCAGGGTTTATATCGGACGATGAAGGAAAGGTGACGTGGACGAATAAGGCGTATAGGGAGATGGTGGGGGGTACGGcggaggtggaggaggaggcggTGAGGGTTCGGCtggagatggaggaggaggagacgGCGGAGGAGTGGTGGCCGGCTTTCACTTGTAGAGTGAAGGTTCAGTACCGGAGTAGATGGGGGAAAGATACGAGGTCGTTGACGGCGCCGTGTGATGCGTGGAGGATGGACGGCGGTGGGTTTGCTTGGAGGCTGGACGTGAAGGCGGCGCTGAGTCTCAGCTTTGGGCGGTGA
- the LOC111802569 gene encoding lysine histidine transporter 1-like: protein MVGAGVLGLPYAMSQLGWGPGVAVIVLSWIITLYTLWQMVEMHEMVPGKRFDRYHELGQHAFGERLGLWVVVPQQLMVEIGVNIVYMITGGNSLKKVHDLACHGCRPIKSTYFIMMFASVHFFLSHLPSFNSITLVSLAAAVMSLSYSTIAWAASFHKGPLPDVNYGHRASTTTGNIFNFFSALGDVAFAFAGHNVVLEIQATIPSTPDRPSTNPMWKGVIVAYLVVALCYFPVALVGYWVFGNSVQDNILISLNRPVWLIVVANLFVVIHVIGSYQIFAMPVFDMLESFLVKQMKFKPSRCLRFITRTTYVALTMFIAMTFPFFGGLLSFFGGFAFAPTTYYLPCIMWLAIKKPRRYSLSWFTNWICIVIGVLLMVLAPIGALRNIILQAKTFKFYS, encoded by the exons ATGGTCGGCGCCGGCGTTCTTGGTCTCCCTTACGCCATGTCGCAGCTCGGATG GGGACCGGGAGTGGCGGTGATTGTGCTGTCGTGGATAATAACGCTGTACACGCTGTGGCAGATGGTGGAGATGCACGAGATGGTGCCGGGGAAGCGGTTCGATCGGTACCACGAGCTCGGGCAGCACGCGTTCGGGGAGCGGCTAGGGCTGTGGGTGGTGGTGCCGCAGCAGCTGATGGTTGAAATAGGGGTGAATATTGTGTACATGATTACGGGCGGCAACTCGTTGAAGAAGGTCCATGATTTGGCCTGCCATGGCTGCAGGCCCATTAAGTCCACTTACTTTATAATGATGTTTGCTTCTGtccatttctttctctctcatctccCGAGCTTCAACTCCATCACTCTCGTCTCCCTCGCCGCTGCTGTCATGTCCTTGAG ctaCTCAACCATTGCATGGGCAGCATCCTTTCACAAAGGTCCCCTCCCAGACGTGAACTACGGACACAGAGCCTCAACCACAACAGGCAACATCTTCAACTTCTTCTCAGCCTTAGGCGACGTCGCCTTCGCATTCGCAGGCCACAACGTAGTCCTCGAGATTCAAGCCACCATCCCATCCACCCCGGACCGCCCGTCCACCAACCCGATGTGGAAGGGCGTCATCGTAGCATATCTAGTAGTCGCGCTATGCTATTTCCCCGTCGCCCTAGTCGGCTACTGGGTATTCGGCAACTCCGTCCAAGACAACATCCTCATCTCCCTCAACCGCCCCGTATGGCTCATCGTTGTAGCTAACCTCTTCGTCGTCATTCACGTCATCGGCAGCTACCAGATCTTCGCTATGCCCGTTTTCGATATGTTGGAGTCTTTCCTCGTTaagcaaatgaaattcaaaccCTCCCGTTGCCTTCGCTTCATCACTCGAACAACTTACGTCG CTCTTACCATGTTCATAGCCATGACATTCCCCTTCTTCGGTGGGCTTCTAAGTTTCTTTGGAGGCTTTGCATTTGCTCCCACAACATACTAC CTGCCTTGCATCATGTGGCTTGCCATCAAAAAGCCAAGACGCTACAGCCTTTCATGGTTTACTAACTGG ATTTGCATCGTTATTGGAGTGTTGTTGATGGTTTTGGCGCCCATTGGAGCACTCAGGAACATCATTCTTCAAGCTAAGACCTTCAAATTTTACTcttga
- the LOC111802468 gene encoding uncharacterized protein LOC111802468 → MASSAFKSTTKRTPIGASVASNDDSVSTNRSSIHRRSRSLSRFSHPLPSSPVDKGFGEGSARRGRFVNTSRGSGFPEISLDDLAIEFFGSGDRGRSAARSSESSSAKSAVASSLRRGRSVSRHGSAKTSGGGSDGKGKADYSVGGGKLVPESNSRRRRSVSVVRYQISDSESDLDQSQDSGTRMREKSHGTGNKQKPLSHKADNSNRRPMLRRSLSQNDFKCHDGYSSQSSVLTDDEGKDAYFGNNVTEKTIRTICARKAKQLNGDVVDNGLYEAMRKELRHAVEEIRVELEQEMVNRNSSVGTLSDDLHSSDSGVQHSSPFKRNYSTKQEQSDKRRDSLAKMVLQEQRAQELPKTVKNSSPDLTNVVAENSSRIRKRSNDRSRMSKRLTEEAEKYIEDYISNVEDTDISSLDGDRSDTSSSLGGKTKPNFEIPAPSKTVPPGMDGVLLPWLQWETSNDATPYPRKNTIRPAITPQSFPWDANQEASNAQDLYNHSGSSQGSWSPGVAPNLSGKVEDIGSRFKKTGEYQNQSYLESRESRISFDIDEYLKRPSNEEFLLERWKQQHKLNSGGLLLCNHVFL, encoded by the exons ATGGCGTCGTCTGCATTCAAATCGACGACGAAACGGACGCCGATTGGAGCGTCGGTTGCTTCAAATGATGACTCCGTTTCCACCAATCGGAGTTCGATTCACCGCCGTTCTCGAAGTCTGAGCCGGTTTTCTCACCCTCTGCCGTCGTCTCCCGTCGATAAGGGTTTCGGTGAGGGTTCAGCTCGGCGAGGTAGGTTTGTCAACACGTCGAGAGGCTCCGGATTTCCTGAGATCAGTCTCGATGACTTAGCGATTGAATTCTTTGGTTCTGGTGATCGAGGGCGCTCCGCTGCGCGGAGCTCCGAGTCGAGTAGTGCTAAGAGCGCCGTCGCGTCTTCGCTTAGACGAGGAAGGTCGGTGTCGAGACACGGTAGCGCTAAAACTAGCGGCGGTGGTAGCGATGGTAAAGGAAAAGCCGATTATAGCGTAGGTGGGGGAAAACTGGTTCCTGAAAGTAATTCGAGAAGAAGACGCTCTGTCTCGGTAGTTCGCTACCAGATTAGCGATTCGGAG AGTGATCTTGATCAATCTCAGGATTCTGGAACTCGTATGAGAGAAAAGAGCCACGGTACTGGAAATAAGCAGAAGCCACTATCCCATAAGGCTGATAATTCAAATCGTAGACCTATGCTGCGAAGATCTCTTAGCCAGAATGATTTTAAGTGCCATGATGGCTATTCA AGCCAGTCTTCAGTTCTAACAGATGACGAAGGAAAGGATGCTTACTTCGGTAATAATGTAACGGAGAAGACTATTCGAACAATTTGTGCAAGAAAG GCTAAGCAGCTCAATGGGGATGTTGTTGATAATGGCTTGTATGAAGCAATGCGGAAAGAACTTAGACATGCTGTTGAAGAGATAAGAGTGGAACTTGAGCAG GAAATGGTGAATAGAAATTCGTCTGTTGGAACTCTCAGTGATGACTTGCATTCAAGTGATTCTGGTGTTCAGCATTCTTCtccatttaaaagaaattattctacaaaacaagaacag TCAGATAAGCGCAGAGATTCATTGGCCAAGATGGTGCTGCAGGAGCAACGTGCTCAAGAACTTCCAAAGACGGTTAAAAATTCGTCTCCTGATCTGACGAACGTTGTTGCCGAGAACTCCTCGCGAATCAGAAAG AGGAGCAACGATCGAAGTAGGATGTCGAAAAGATTGACTGAGGAGGCAGAGAAATACATTGAGGACTACATTTCCAATGTTGAAGATACAGATATTTCATCCCTTGATGGCGACAGGAGCGACACCAGTTCATCTTTAGgaggaaaaacaaaaccaaatttCGAAATTCCAGCACCCAGCAAAACTGTTCCTCCTGGCATGGATGGTGTCCTACTTCCATGGCTGCAATGGGAAACCAGTAACGACGCTACTCCTTACCCTCGAAAGAACACAATCCGACCAGCCATTACTCCACAAAGTTTTCCATGGGATGCAAATCAG gaAGCAAGTAATGCCCAAGATCTATATAACCATTCTGGTAGCAGCCAAGGGAGTTGGAGCCCTGGAGTTGCCCCTAACCTTTCTGGGAAAGTTGAAGATATAGGAAGTAGATTCAAGAAAACTGGTGAGTATCAGAACCAGTCCTATTTGGAGTCGAGAGAATCTCGGATATCGTTCGATATCGACGAGTATCTAAAGCGTCCAAGCAATGAAGAATTTCTCTTAGAAAGATGGAAGCAGCAACACAAACTCAACTCCGGTGGTCTTTTGCTTTGTAATCATGTATTTTTATag
- the LOC111802536 gene encoding glyceraldehyde-3-phosphate dehydrogenase, cytosolic-like: MAKIKIGINGFGRIGRLVARVALQRNDVELVAVNDPFITTDYMTYMFKYDSVHGQWKHQDVKVKDSNTLLFGEQAVKVFGLRNPEEIPWAEAGADYIVESTGVFTDKDKAAAHLKGGAKKVIISAPSKDAPMFVVGVNEKEYTSDLKVISNASCTTNCLAPLAKVINDRFGIVEGLMTTVHSMTATQKTVDGPSSKDWRGGRAASFNIIPSSTGAAKAVGKVLPALNGKLTGMAFRVPTVDVSVVDLTVRLEKAASYEDIKAAIKEESEGKLKGILGYTEDEVVSTDFVGDNRSSIFDAKAGIALNDHFVKLVTWYDNELGYSTRVIDLISHVASVN; this comes from the exons ATGG CCAAGATCAAGATTGGAATCAACG GATTCGGAAGGATTGGGAGGTTGGTAGCTAGGGTTGCTCTGCAGAGAAATGATGTTGAACTTGTTGCTGTTAACGATCCTTTTATCACCACTGATTACATG ACCTACATGTTCAAGTACGACAGTGTTCATGGCCAGTGGAAGCATCAAGATGTGAAGGTCAAGGATTCTAATACCCTTCTCTTTGGTGAGCAGGCTGTTAAAGTTTTTGGCCTCAG GAATCCTGAGGAGATCCCATGGGCTGAGGCGGGAGCTGATTATATTGTAGAGTCCACTGGTGTTTTCACTGACAAAGACAAGGCTGCTGCCCATTTGAAG GGTGGTGCAAAGAAGGTAATCATCTCAGCTCCCAGCAAGGATGCTCCCATGTTTGTTGTTGGAGTCAATGAGAAGGAATACACATCAGATCTTAAGGTTATATCTAATGCTAGCTGCACTACCAACTGTCTTGCTCCTCTTGCAAAG GTCATTAATGATAGATTTGGCATTGTTGAGGGCCTCATGACCACTGTTCACTCTATGACTG CCACCCAAAAGACCGTCGATGGACCATCTAGCAAGGACTGGAGAGGTGGAAGAGCTGCTTCATTCAACATCATCCCTAGCAGTACTGGAGCTGCTAAG GCCGTCGGCAAAGTCCTGCCCGCATTGAATGGAAAATTGACTGGAATGGCTTTCCGTGTTCCTACCGTTGATGTCTCAGTCGTTGACCTTACTGTAAGGCTGGAGAAGGCAGCATCCTATGAAGATATTAAGGCAGCCATCAA GGAGGAGTCTGAGGGGAAGTTGAAAGGAATTTTGGGTTACACCGAAGATGAGGTGGTGTCCACTGATTTTGTGGGTGACAACAG GTCAAGTATTTTCGATGCTAAGGCCGGGATTGCACTGAACGATCATTTTGTGAAGCTCGTCACGTGGTACGACAACGAGTTAGGCTACAG TACTCGTGTTATCGACCTGATTTCTCACGTCGCATCTGTCAATTAA